One window of the Triticum dicoccoides isolate Atlit2015 ecotype Zavitan chromosome 3B, WEW_v2.0, whole genome shotgun sequence genome contains the following:
- the LOC119281061 gene encoding chitinase 10-like, with the protein MAPQARDLRFLIAVAVFSAAAAVVSARHGAAGQCGPVGAIVTEELYSSLFLHKDDAVCPAKGFYTYASFIRATRKFPKFGATGDLVTRKREVAAFLAQISHETTGGWATAPDGPYSWGLCYKEEISPQSNYCDATDKQWPCYPGKSYHGRGPIQISWNFNYGPAGQALGFDGLRNPELVANCSDTAFQTALWFWMTPRETKPSCHQVMVGEYCPSRADAAANRTAGFGLVTNIVNGGLECNIADDARVNNRIGFYRRYCQVLGVDVGPNLDCAHQLPY; encoded by the exons ATGGCACCTCAGGCGCGCGACCTCCGTTTCCTCATCGCCGTCGCCGTGTTCTCGGCCGCCGCGGCCGTGGTGAGCGCGCGGCATGGCGCCGCCGGGCAGTGCGGCCCGGTGGGGGCGATCGTCACGGAGGAACTCTACTCGTCCCTGTTCCTGCACAAGGACGACGCCGTCTGCCCCGCCAAGGGGTTCTACACCTACGCGTCCTTCATCCGCGCCACCAGGAAGTTCCCCAAGTTCGGCGCCACCGGCGACCTCGTGACGCGGAAGCGCGAGGTCGCCGCCTTCCTCGCGCAGATCTCCCACGAGACGACGGGCGGCTGGGCCACCGCGCCGGACGGCCCCTACTCCTGGGGGCTGTGCTACAAGGAGGAGATCAGCCCGCAGAGCAACTACTGCGACGCCACCGACAAGCAGTGGCCGTGCTACCCCGGCAAGTCCTACCACGGCCGAGGCCCCATCCAAATATCATG GAACTTCAACTACGGCCCGGCGGGGCAGGCCCTGGGGTTCGACGGGCTGCGGAACCCGGAGCTGGTGGCCAACTGCTCGGACACGGCGTTCCAGACGGCGCTGTGGTTCTGGATGACGCCCAGGGAGACCAAGCCGTCGTGCCACCAGGTGATGGTCGGCGAGTACTGCCCCAGCAGGGCCGACGCCGCCGCGAACCGCACGGCCGGCTTCGGGTTGGTCACCAACATCGTCAACGGTGGCCTCGAGTGCAACATCGCCGACGACGCGCGGGTCAACAACCGGATCGGCTTCTACCGGAGGTACTGCCAGGTCCTCGGCGTCGACGTCGGGCCCAACCTCGACTGCGCGCACCAGCTCCCGTACTAG